The following proteins are encoded in a genomic region of bacterium:
- a CDS encoding LacI family DNA-binding transcriptional regulator, with translation MAITIDDIARETGYHRTTVSKILAGDKRCYASAKTRELIMETAKRLNFVPNYFARSLQMRRSYAVGVVGRLEASGVTGAMFRAIVEGLRAKSYLPLFYECSALRQDEDRALQEMRQRMVDGIILEVYSDIEALKRVLTGDIPLVTILNSNTSTLPSVVSDRFEAFSTGTQWLVDRGHKRIAFMGVGMVEAMLSSFNVTRLKFEGYRSVLERHGLHDVTLVCDGGPQSGDTREFVRAHGELFKSVTAVMACSDRVAIEVMTGLAEMGIRVPNDCSVIGFDDTDFAVAVNPRLTTFNPRRAEVGARAVEMVLNLIEGKPVENVTIIPELIIRESAGPCRG, from the coding sequence ATGGCGATTACAATTGATGACATTGCCCGTGAGACGGGTTATCACCGCACGACGGTGTCGAAGATCCTTGCAGGTGACAAACGTTGTTACGCTTCGGCCAAGACGCGTGAGTTGATCATGGAAACCGCGAAGCGCCTGAACTTTGTGCCGAATTACTTTGCCCGCAGTCTCCAGATGCGGCGCTCGTATGCGGTCGGCGTGGTGGGGCGGCTGGAAGCGTCCGGAGTTACGGGCGCGATGTTCAGGGCGATTGTCGAAGGGCTTCGTGCCAAGAGCTATCTCCCCTTGTTTTATGAATGCTCCGCACTGCGGCAGGATGAGGATCGGGCGCTGCAGGAGATGCGTCAGCGCATGGTAGATGGGATCATCCTGGAAGTGTACAGTGATATTGAGGCATTGAAACGGGTGTTGACGGGGGATATCCCGCTGGTGACCATTCTTAATAGCAACACCTCGACGCTCCCCTCTGTGGTTTCAGATCGCTTCGAGGCGTTCAGCACCGGGACGCAGTGGCTGGTGGATCGCGGGCACAAACGGATTGCGTTCATGGGCGTCGGGATGGTGGAGGCCATGCTTTCCTCATTCAACGTCACCCGGCTTAAATTTGAAGGATACCGCTCTGTTTTGGAGCGCCACGGCCTGCATGATGTGACGCTTGTATGTGACGGCGGTCCCCAGTCCGGTGATACACGGGAGTTCGTAAGGGCCCACGGTGAACTGTTTAAGTCGGTCACGGCCGTTATGGCTTGCAGCGATCGGGTGGCGATCGAGGTGATGACCGGACTGGCCGAAATGGGCATACGTGTCCCGAACGACTGTTCCGTCATCGGCTTTGATGATACCGATTTTGCGGTGGCGGTAAATCCCCGGCTCACCACGTTTAATCCGCGCCGTGCCGAGGTAGGTGCGCGGGCCGTGGAAATGGTCCTGAATCTCATCGAAGGGAAGCCGGTGGAGAACGTCACCATCATTCCTGAGTTAATCATACGGGAATCTGCCGGCCCATGCCGGGGTTAG
- a CDS encoding MFS transporter, with protein MKLCESQTVASGDGGKRYHCGALTYTKMGLTALFAWLLWGDFCFTLMEAVGPSVLPLKLKSLGCSNWLIGLVLTTVPNIFTMTVCPYVSVKSDRYRSRWGRRIPFIVWTMPFLCLSLMLIGWTDAISSFLHNHSTFLSNYAPATVSIALIGVFIAMFSFFNMFVGSVFYYLFNDVVPAQFLARFTGVFRIVGTVAGAVYNYFVFQYAESHMREIFLGAALLYFIGFGIMCLMVKEGEYPPVDAQPPAKKGKMLIELKTFLRESFTHKIYWMIFLLTTVSAGRMAINPFWIFFSKEMGLPLMDIGKLGAITGITSLGAMYVASVFIDRWHPLRVTAYMTLFSGVGALTGFVWVFVTLPGNYYFWLSLASGTLETFFGALGAASSMPLFMRMFPQSRFGQFCSAQSILRSFLCLGASVLAGLYIDTIKFFCHGSDFAYRFIFGWQFLGSATCAVIIVIAYREWYRLGGDKHYHPPATWDPKGYEEMPVVKTQGPQSKWIAVALRLFGAVVAISMLCMPGLMAWMAHRQAMRALSWHAYVLLPLSLVAWTYWRHVRKNILKDLERARKGEPLVNGIPHHGVLVVKGILYLAVQAFWIVQVVIAINLNMEIGAIVFTASNVLTSFLLIGILQGICRIERGYSTQLDDPVAPIGRETGR; from the coding sequence ATGAAATTATGTGAGAGCCAGACGGTTGCGAGCGGTGACGGCGGCAAACGGTACCATTGCGGAGCGCTCACCTACACCAAGATGGGGTTAACCGCCTTGTTCGCCTGGCTGCTTTGGGGCGATTTCTGTTTCACGTTGATGGAAGCAGTAGGCCCGTCCGTGCTCCCTCTCAAACTGAAAAGCCTTGGGTGCTCAAACTGGCTCATCGGACTGGTGCTCACTACTGTTCCGAATATTTTCACCATGACCGTTTGCCCCTATGTGAGCGTCAAAAGCGATCGTTACCGTAGCCGATGGGGGCGACGGATCCCATTCATCGTCTGGACCATGCCGTTTCTGTGCTTGAGCCTCATGCTGATCGGGTGGACCGACGCCATATCCTCCTTCCTGCATAACCACTCCACTTTCCTTTCTAACTATGCCCCGGCGACCGTCTCCATCGCCCTCATCGGGGTGTTCATTGCGATGTTCAGCTTCTTCAACATGTTTGTAGGGTCGGTCTTTTATTACCTCTTCAATGATGTTGTGCCGGCTCAATTTCTCGCACGGTTTACCGGTGTCTTCAGGATCGTCGGCACGGTGGCAGGTGCGGTGTACAATTACTTTGTCTTCCAATATGCCGAATCGCACATGCGGGAGATCTTTCTTGGCGCGGCCCTGCTCTACTTTATCGGCTTCGGCATCATGTGCCTTATGGTAAAGGAGGGGGAATATCCGCCTGTGGACGCCCAACCTCCGGCCAAGAAGGGCAAGATGCTGATCGAGTTGAAGACCTTCCTTCGCGAGTCGTTCACCCACAAGATCTACTGGATGATATTCCTTTTAACCACGGTCAGTGCAGGCCGCATGGCCATTAACCCATTCTGGATATTCTTCAGCAAGGAGATGGGGCTACCCTTGATGGACATCGGGAAACTCGGGGCCATCACGGGCATCACCTCGCTGGGGGCGATGTATGTCGCGTCGGTCTTTATTGACCGCTGGCATCCGCTTAGGGTCACGGCCTACATGACGCTCTTCTCGGGCGTCGGTGCCTTGACGGGATTCGTCTGGGTCTTTGTCACCCTGCCGGGCAACTATTACTTCTGGCTATCACTGGCCTCCGGCACCTTGGAAACGTTCTTTGGCGCTCTCGGGGCGGCCAGCAGTATGCCCCTCTTCATGCGCATGTTCCCGCAATCGAGATTCGGGCAGTTCTGTTCAGCCCAATCGATCCTGAGATCCTTCTTGTGCCTGGGAGCCAGCGTCCTGGCGGGACTGTACATCGACACCATCAAGTTCTTCTGCCATGGCTCCGACTTCGCGTATCGATTCATTTTCGGTTGGCAATTCCTCGGTTCAGCCACATGCGCGGTCATCATCGTCATCGCCTACCGTGAGTGGTATCGACTGGGAGGGGATAAGCATTATCATCCACCGGCCACCTGGGATCCGAAGGGATATGAAGAGATGCCGGTCGTGAAAACACAAGGCCCCCAGTCAAAATGGATTGCGGTCGCTTTGCGCTTGTTCGGTGCGGTGGTTGCCATATCCATGCTGTGCATGCCCGGCCTGATGGCATGGATGGCCCATCGGCAGGCCATGCGAGCGTTATCCTGGCATGCCTATGTGCTGCTTCCCCTGTCGCTGGTCGCCTGGACCTACTGGCGCCATGTCCGTAAGAATATCTTGAAAGACCTGGAGCGGGCCCGGAAAGGCGAACCGTTGGTCAATGGCATTCCGCACCACGGCGTGCTGGTTGTGAAGGGAATACTCTACCTGGCTGTCCAGGCGTTTTGGATTGTCCAGGTGGTGATCGCGATCAACCTGAACATGGAAATAGGCGCGATTGTCTTTACCGCCTCAAATGTCCTGACGAGTTTTCTTCTCATTGGAATCCTGCAAGGGATTTGCAGGATAGAACGCGGCTACTCGACGCAGCTGGATGATCCCGTTGCCCCGATAGGGCGAGAAACTGGGCGATAA